TCGATCCGTTCGTCGCCGCTGCCGTCCATGCCGCCGGCTCCCAGAGCCGGATCGGAGGGCACCGGCACCAGGACGAAGATGTTCTCGTAGCCGTCCGGGGCGGCGTCGGGGTCGGTCGCACTGGGGCGGCAGACATAGAGCGACGCCGGATCCGGCACCGAGGTTTCCTTGCCGAAGATCTTCCCGAAGTTCTCTTCCCAGTCCTTGGTGAAGAGCAGCGTGTGGTGGGCCAGGGACGGCAGCGTCCCGCGGACACCCAGGTGCAGCAGCAGCCCGCCGGGGCCGGGGATCCGGTTTTTCCAGTAACGCTCCGGATAGGTCTGCAGGTTCCGGGGCAGCAGCGAAGTTTCGGTATGGTGCAGGTCCGCCGCGGAGACCACCAGATCGGCGTCCAGCACCAGTGCCTGTCCGGCAACATTGGTGTATTCGACGCCGGTGGCCCGCACGCCGGGGCTGCGCCGGAAACGGCTCAGCCGCCCGGCCGGCTCAGGATCCGTGGTGCGGATCCGCGTGACGGTGGCATCGGTACGGATCGTGACGCCCTCCGCGGTGGCCAGATCGGCGATGACGCTGATCAGCCGGGTAAACCCGCCCATCGGATAGAGCACTCCGTCCGCCAGGTCCAGCCGGCTCATCAGGTGGTACATGCTGGGCGTGGTGAATGGGGAGGAGCCCAGGAACACGGCCGGATAGCCCAGGATCTGCCGGATCCGGGGATCGGTGAACTTCTGTGCCACGAAGGAACTCAGCGGCTGCAGCAGCAACTGGGCAAGCCGGGGACCGCGCTTGAGCACGTCGGGGCGCAGCAGCGGCAGGAAGGAAGCGAAGGTCGAATAGAGGAACCGCTTTTTGGCCATGTCATAGACGTCGACGGCGGAATCCAGGTATTTCTCAAGCTTGGCTCCGGCGCCGGGCTCGAGGGATTCAAACAGTTTCACGTTCTCAGCGCGCGTGGCCGCGATGTCGACGGGTTCACCGGAACCTTCAAAGATGACCCGGTAGCCGGGGTCCAGCTGCACCAGGTCCAGCTGCTCCTCGGCGGATGTGCCCATGAGGCGGAAGAAATGGTCGAAAACCTCGGGCATCAGGTACCAGGAGGGCCCCGTGTCGAAGCTGAAGCCGGCGCTTTGCCAGGTACCGGTGCGTCCCCCCGGGACTGACTGCTGCTCCAGGACGGTGACCCGGAGGCCTTCCCGAGCCAGCAGCGCCGCAGTGGCCAGGCCCGTGATGCCGCCGCCGATCACTACGGCGGTGCGGGGAGGTGCGGATGCGGTCCTGCGGGTCATGGCTGCCTTCCGGCTTCGGTGCCGCGCAGCGCCGGGCGGCGGAGGCGGTGGGTGTAAAGCGTTTGTGCCGCAATGCGCAGCTTCACCGGGTTGGGCACCCGGATGCGGCTGCTGCGCAGCTGCCGGGCGGGTGTGGCCCGCAGTCGGCGCGACAGTTCACTGAACAATTCCTGCGCCAGCGCCACGGCGGGCCGCGCAGCCGGCGGGAGCTCCGCAATGGACGCTCCGGAGACCAAAAGGTCTGCATCGATGTCATCCAGCAACCGGTGCTTATCCGCTTCGGAGAACGACCCCACGCTGATGCCGGGAAAGTAGCTGCGGCCCAGCGTGTCGAAGTCGTCCGCCAGGTCCCGTAGGAAGTTGACCTTTTGGAAGGCGGCTCCCAGTCGCTGGGCACCTTCCTGCAGGCGTTTGCCCCGCTCCTCGCTGACCTCGGTGCCGTGCAGGAAACACTGCAGGCACATCAGTCCGATAACCTCGGCCGAGCCGTAAACATAGTCGTTGAAGGATTCGGCGGTGTGCTCGGTGCGGAGCAGGTCCGCGCGCATGGACCGGAAGAACGGAGTGGTCAGTTCCCCGGTAATGCCGGTGGCGCGGGCGGTCAGGGCGAAGGCGTGCACCACCAGGTTCACGCTGTAACCGGTGTTCAAAGCCTGCCGTGTTTCCGCTTCCAGGGCATCCAGTACGCGGGCAACGTCCTCCGGCGGCAGGGCCGCC
This genomic interval from Arthrobacter sunyaminii contains the following:
- the crtI gene encoding phytoene desaturase family protein translates to MTRRTASAPPRTAVVIGGGITGLATAALLAREGLRVTVLEQQSVPGGRTGTWQSAGFSFDTGPSWYLMPEVFDHFFRLMGTSAEEQLDLVQLDPGYRVIFEGSGEPVDIAATRAENVKLFESLEPGAGAKLEKYLDSAVDVYDMAKKRFLYSTFASFLPLLRPDVLKRGPRLAQLLLQPLSSFVAQKFTDPRIRQILGYPAVFLGSSPFTTPSMYHLMSRLDLADGVLYPMGGFTRLISVIADLATAEGVTIRTDATVTRIRTTDPEPAGRLSRFRRSPGVRATGVEYTNVAGQALVLDADLVVSAADLHHTETSLLPRNLQTYPERYWKNRIPGPGGLLLHLGVRGTLPSLAHHTLLFTKDWEENFGKIFGKETSVPDPASLYVCRPSATDPDAAPDGYENIFVLVPVPSDPALGAGGMDGSGDERIERMADAVIAQISDWANIPDLAERITVRRTVGPQDFVQDLNSWRGTLLGPAHVLKQSAFFRGSNASRKVDGLLYAGGSTLPGIGLPMCLISAELVLKRLRGDTSTEELPVPSGHGDRAPGGRG
- a CDS encoding phytoene/squalene synthase family protein, with the protein product MARQSGLSLYNKVAVETASVVIRSYSTSFGLASRLLQPRTRLQIEAIYALVRLADEIVDGVAAEAALPPEDVARVLDALEAETRQALNTGYSVNLVVHAFALTARATGITGELTTPFFRSMRADLLRTEHTAESFNDYVYGSAEVIGLMCLQCFLHGTEVSEERGKRLQEGAQRLGAAFQKVNFLRDLADDFDTLGRSYFPGISVGSFSEADKHRLLDDIDADLLVSGASIAELPPAARPAVALAQELFSELSRRLRATPARQLRSSRIRVPNPVKLRIAAQTLYTHRLRRPALRGTEAGRQP